AGCACTATGCCGGCAGTTTTGCCGTGCTGATGCGCCTGGCGGGCATCCCGGCACGGATCGTCACCGGTTACCAGGGTGGCAGCTACAACTCCCTGGCCGATCACTGGGTGGTGCGCCAGTCCGACGCCCACGCCTGGGTGGAGGTCTGGCTGCCGGAGAAGGGCTGGACGCGGATCGACCCGACCGCTGCGGTAGCCCCGGAACGGGTGGAACGCGGCATCGACGGGGCAGCCTCGGCAACGGACGGGCAGGTGGTTTTCCTGGGAGCCAGCGGTGGGTGGTGGTCCGGGTTGACGCGCGAGGGCCGCTGGCTGCTGGATGGCGTCGACCTCGGCTGGTATCGCTGGGTGCTGGGCTTCGACACCGGGACCCAGCGCTCGCTGCTCGCCTGGCTGGGTCTGGCACAGGCCAGTGGCTACGTGTCGGCCTTGCTGGCGGCGGGTAGCGGCATCCTGTTCGGTGGCCTGTTCTGGCTGCTGGCGCGACTCCCCCGGCACAGGCCGGGCGACCCGCTGCAACGGCTATGGGCGCGGTTTCGGGAGCGGCTGCGACAAGGTGGACTGGATCTGCCCGACTGGGCCGGGCCGCTGGCGACCGGCGAACAGGCCCGGGCGCGCTGGCCGGAACAGGGTGCGAACATCGAGGCCTTCGTGCGTGGCTACATCAGCCTGCGCTACGGTCGGACATACCCTTCCCGCGAACGGCTGCGTGCCCTGCGTCGCCAGTTGCGTCAGCTGCGCCTGTCTCCACCACCGCCAGCGAGGTGACCGCGCCGCGCAGGCCCAGGCCCGTCAGGTGTGCACGCAGGGCGGCCGGATCACCCGAGGTACGGAAGCGCACGCGCGCGGACGCGGGTTGCGGCGACGGCTCCCACCCCAGCACGCGCACCAGTTGCGCGGTGACCGCCGGGGCAGGGTCGATCAGGACGGCCGATTCGCCGAGCAGCGCGCGCAGTTGCGGCAGCAGCAGCGGGAAATGGGTGCAGGCCAGCACCCAGGTATCCACGCCCGCCGCGACCAGGGGCGCGAGGTCTCGGCGCAGGCGCGCGCGGAAGGCCGGATCGTCCTGTCGCCCCTGCTCCAGGGCATCGATCCAGTGGTGGGGCGCCAGCTCGTGTACCTGCACAGAGGCCGCAAACCGAGCGCGCAGCTGGCGGTAACGGGCGCTGTGCAGGGTGCTGCGGGTCGCCAGCACGGCAATCTGGCCGCTTCGGCTCCGGGTGACGGCCGGC
The sequence above is a segment of the endosymbiont of unidentified scaly snail isolate Monju genome. Coding sequences within it:
- a CDS encoding glutamate racemase; this encodes MKGRLRIGIFDSGIGGLSVLRHAVAHLPADYVYVADSRHAPWGEADPDWVRSRSLAIAHHLAAEGVDALAAEAVRAALPVPVVAMEPAIKPAVTRSRSGQIAVLATRSTLHSARYRQLRARFAASVQVHELAPHHWIDALEQGRQDDPAFRARLRRDLAPLVAAGVDTWVLACTHFPLLLPQLRALLGESAVLIDPAPAVTAQLVRVLGWEPSPQPASARVRFRTSGDPAALRAHLTGLGLRGAVTSLAVVETGAADATGDAGHAAVRGKGMSDRSAG